In Candidatus Rokuibacteriota bacterium, a single window of DNA contains:
- a CDS encoding aminotransferase class V-fold PLP-dependent enzyme yields the protein MTSPGELAALWPLDRGVAFLNHGSYGACPTEVLRHQAALRAEMEAEPVRFLGRELDGRLDAAREALAAFVGADPDDFAFITNATSGVNAVLRSLTLSAGDELLTTDHAYAACRNTLDYVAGRSGARVNVAVVPFPVSSKEAVVDAVLAKVTPRTRLALLDHITSPTGLILPIERLVAELARRGVETLVDGAHAPGMVPLDLRTLGATYYSANCHKWLCAPKGSAFLWVRRDRQADIRPLTISHGATAVRPGRSRFRLEFDWTGTQDPTAWLTVPKAIEYLGGLIPGGWPAVMARNRALTLEARRLLCAAAGTPPPCPDQMLGSLASVILPDSTTTETGWRVRDPIQGRLFDGWGIEVPIMRWPAAPRRLLRISAQLYNTPDQYARLADALGKELAAERASI from the coding sequence GTGACGAGCCCCGGGGAGTTGGCGGCGCTCTGGCCGCTCGATCGCGGCGTCGCGTTCCTGAATCACGGCTCGTACGGCGCGTGCCCGACCGAGGTCCTCCGACACCAGGCGGCGCTCCGCGCTGAGATGGAGGCGGAACCGGTCCGCTTCCTGGGACGCGAGCTGGACGGCCGCCTCGACGCCGCGCGCGAGGCGCTCGCCGCCTTCGTGGGCGCCGATCCCGACGATTTCGCCTTCATCACCAATGCAACGTCCGGCGTCAACGCCGTGCTCCGGTCGCTTACGCTCTCGGCAGGCGACGAGCTGCTCACGACGGACCACGCCTATGCCGCCTGCCGGAACACGCTGGACTACGTCGCCGGTCGGAGCGGCGCGCGGGTCAACGTCGCCGTCGTCCCGTTCCCCGTCAGCTCGAAGGAGGCCGTCGTGGACGCGGTCCTGGCGAAGGTGACGCCGCGGACCCGCCTGGCGCTCCTCGACCACATCACGAGCCCCACCGGGCTCATCCTGCCCATCGAGCGGCTCGTCGCCGAGCTTGCGCGCCGCGGCGTCGAGACGCTGGTGGACGGCGCGCATGCGCCCGGCATGGTGCCGCTCGACCTCCGCACGCTGGGGGCGACGTACTACAGCGCCAACTGTCACAAGTGGCTCTGCGCGCCGAAGGGCTCGGCGTTCCTCTGGGTGCGGCGCGACCGCCAGGCCGACATCCGCCCGCTGACGATCAGCCACGGCGCGACGGCCGTGCGGCCGGGCCGCTCGCGCTTCCGGCTCGAGTTCGACTGGACGGGTACCCAGGACCCGACGGCGTGGCTGACGGTGCCGAAGGCGATCGAATACCTTGGCGGCCTGATCCCGGGCGGGTGGCCGGCCGTGATGGCGCGCAACCGCGCGCTTACGCTCGAGGCGCGCCGGCTTCTCTGCGCCGCCGCCGGCACGCCACCACCGTGTCCCGACCAGATGCTCGGCTCGCTCGCCAGCGTTATCCTGCCCGACAGCACGACCACCGAGACCGGATGGCGGGTGCGTGATCCGATCCAGGGGCGGCTCTTCGACGGCTGGGGCATCGAGGTGCCGATCATGCGCTGGCCCGCCGCGCCCCGGCGGCTTCTCAGGATCTCCGCTCAGCTCTACAACACGCCCGACCAGTACGCCCGGCTGGCTGACGCCCTCGGCAAGGAGCTGGCCGCCGAGCGCGCGTCGATCTAG
- a CDS encoding SDR family NAD(P)-dependent oxidoreductase, producing MELKGQVAIVTGAGRGIGRATALELARQGADVVIAELDQAGAKRTAEEVGALGRRAVVAPTDVTSRADLRAMVDRAKAEFGRIDILVNNAGIYRAAATLDVTEDHWDAIMTINAKAVFFASQAVLPAMIAQKSGSIVSLASMAGKIGSKTNLPYNASKAAVVSMTKSLALAHAADGIRVNCVCPGYVETDMWSQVSKEQGALLGMTAEEFTRHRAAQVPLGRMEKPEDVAHVVAFLAGPRSGYMTGQALSVDGGLVMH from the coding sequence ATGGAACTCAAGGGACAGGTCGCCATCGTCACCGGCGCGGGCCGCGGCATCGGCCGCGCCACCGCTCTTGAGCTGGCGCGTCAGGGCGCCGACGTCGTCATCGCCGAGCTGGACCAGGCCGGGGCCAAGCGCACCGCTGAGGAGGTAGGCGCGCTCGGGCGGCGTGCCGTCGTGGCGCCGACCGACGTAACCTCGCGCGCCGACCTGCGCGCCATGGTGGACCGCGCCAAGGCCGAATTCGGGCGCATCGACATCCTCGTCAACAACGCCGGCATCTATCGCGCCGCCGCGACCCTCGACGTCACCGAGGACCACTGGGACGCGATCATGACCATCAACGCCAAGGCGGTGTTCTTCGCCAGCCAGGCGGTGCTGCCGGCGATGATCGCGCAGAAGAGCGGCAGCATCGTCAGCCTGGCGTCCATGGCGGGCAAGATCGGCAGCAAGACCAACCTTCCCTACAATGCCAGCAAGGCCGCCGTCGTCAGCATGACCAAGAGCCTCGCCCTCGCTCACGCCGCCGACGGCATCCGCGTGAACTGCGTCTGCCCCGGCTACGTCGAGACCGACATGTGGTCGCAAGTGTCGAAGGAGCAGGGCGCGCTCCTGGGCATGACGGCGGAAGAGTTCACCCGCCACCGCGCGGCCCAGGTGCCTCTCGGACGCATGGAGAAGCCGGAAGACGTGGCCCACGTGGTCGCCTTCCTCGCGGGGCCGCGGTCGGGCTACATGACCGGCCAGGCCCTCAGCGTCGACGGCGGCCTCGTGATGCACTAA
- a CDS encoding acyl-CoA dehydrogenase family protein, with the protein MDFDDTREEAAFRAEARQWLGANAETKSGAFETWQSRYSGRDGYDGFERAKAFQHKKAEAGFAALHWPVESGGRALSPIYQVIYSQEESRYLVPRGYFEIGLGMCMPTLFTYGTDAQKRRYAPAALCGDEVWCQLFSEPGAGSDLAGLRTRAQRDGDEWVINGQKIWTSGAHWADWGILVARSDPKTVKHKGLTFFFLSMKSPGIETRRIKQISGASHFNEVYFTDVRIPDSQRLGAVGAGWGVAITTLMNERLASGDLRGPDFEEIFGLARSVSLEDGPAIANAAVRERLADLYVKTQGVRLTRFRTMTALSRGETPGPENSIGKLVNAPKAQEIASFAMDLLDMGGVIMDKDTAPLRAAFQESLLTSPGGRIAAGTDEILRNIIAERVLGLPQDVRVDRDLPFDQLPTGAR; encoded by the coding sequence GTGGATTTCGACGACACGCGAGAAGAAGCCGCTTTTCGAGCCGAGGCCCGCCAGTGGCTCGGGGCGAACGCAGAGACCAAAAGCGGCGCCTTCGAGACCTGGCAGAGCCGCTACTCGGGCCGCGACGGCTATGACGGCTTCGAGCGCGCCAAAGCATTCCAGCACAAGAAAGCCGAGGCCGGCTTCGCCGCGCTCCACTGGCCGGTCGAGTCGGGCGGGCGCGCCCTGTCTCCGATCTACCAGGTGATCTACTCGCAGGAGGAGTCGCGCTATCTCGTGCCGCGCGGCTACTTCGAGATCGGGCTCGGCATGTGCATGCCCACGCTGTTCACCTACGGCACCGACGCGCAGAAGCGGCGCTACGCGCCGGCCGCCCTGTGCGGCGACGAGGTGTGGTGCCAGCTCTTCTCCGAGCCGGGCGCCGGCTCCGATCTGGCCGGCCTGCGCACGCGCGCCCAGCGCGACGGCGACGAGTGGGTGATCAACGGGCAGAAGATCTGGACATCGGGCGCGCACTGGGCGGACTGGGGCATCCTGGTGGCGCGCAGCGATCCCAAGACGGTCAAGCACAAGGGCCTCACGTTCTTCTTCCTGTCCATGAAGTCGCCGGGCATCGAGACCCGGCGCATCAAGCAGATCTCGGGCGCGTCCCACTTCAACGAGGTCTACTTCACCGACGTGCGCATCCCGGACAGCCAGCGGCTCGGGGCCGTGGGCGCCGGCTGGGGCGTGGCCATCACCACGCTCATGAACGAGCGCCTCGCCTCGGGCGATCTCCGCGGTCCTGACTTCGAGGAGATCTTCGGCCTGGCCCGCTCGGTCTCGCTCGAAGACGGCCCCGCCATCGCCAACGCGGCCGTCCGCGAGCGGCTGGCCGATCTCTACGTGAAGACCCAGGGCGTCCGCCTCACGCGCTTCCGCACCATGACCGCGCTCTCGCGCGGCGAGACGCCGGGCCCGGAGAACTCCATCGGCAAGCTCGTCAACGCGCCCAAGGCGCAGGAGATCGCCTCCTTCGCCATGGATCTGCTCGACATGGGCGGCGTGATTATGGACAAGGACACGGCGCCGCTGCGGGCCGCCTTCCAGGAGTCGCTCCTCACCTCGCCGGGCGGGCGCATCGCCGCGGGCACCGACGAGATCCTTCGCAACATCATCGCCGAGCGCGTGCTCGGTCTGCCGCAGGACGTGCGCGTGGACCGCGACCTGCCCTTCGACCAGCTCCCGACCGGCGCCCGCTAG
- a CDS encoding acyl-CoA dehydrogenase family protein — protein sequence MNFDFSPDQRSLRDQARKFLAEHASSARVRRILEGAAPYDAELWRGMAEMGWMGTAIPETHGGAGFGYLELCVLAEELGRSLAPTPFSSTIYLAAEALLLAGSPAQKKRWLPRIAQGEAIGCFALAEGPQVATPGNITTRADGGRVSGTKIPVMDGDVADFAVVVASETAGGPAGLFLVDLKGLGVARTHVTTVDPTRSHARLVFDSAAAEPLGAPSAGWPLVERLLDRAAVLVAFEQLGGAQAALDMARECALGRFAFGRQIASFQAIKHKLADMYVAVELARSNAYYGAWALSKDAPELPVAAATARVAASEAYYQNAKENIQVHGGMGFTWEFDCHLHYRRAKLTALMLGSARRWKDLLVTRLQAGAA from the coding sequence GTGAACTTCGATTTCTCGCCGGATCAGAGATCGTTGCGCGACCAGGCGCGGAAGTTCCTTGCCGAGCACGCCTCCTCCGCCCGCGTCCGGCGCATCCTCGAGGGCGCCGCGCCGTATGACGCCGAGTTGTGGCGGGGGATGGCTGAGATGGGCTGGATGGGCACCGCCATCCCGGAGACCCACGGCGGCGCCGGCTTCGGTTACCTCGAGCTGTGCGTCCTCGCCGAAGAGCTGGGCCGGAGCCTCGCGCCGACGCCCTTCTCCTCGACGATCTACCTCGCCGCCGAGGCCCTGCTGCTCGCGGGCAGCCCAGCCCAGAAGAAGCGCTGGCTGCCGCGCATCGCCCAGGGAGAAGCGATCGGTTGTTTCGCGCTGGCCGAGGGCCCGCAGGTGGCGACGCCTGGCAATATCACGACGCGCGCCGACGGCGGGCGCGTGAGCGGCACGAAGATCCCCGTAATGGACGGCGACGTGGCGGACTTCGCCGTGGTGGTGGCCTCTGAAACAGCCGGCGGACCCGCCGGTCTCTTCCTTGTGGATCTCAAAGGACTAGGCGTCGCTCGCACTCATGTCACCACCGTGGACCCCACGCGCTCCCACGCCCGGCTGGTCTTCGACAGCGCCGCGGCTGAGCCACTCGGCGCTCCCTCCGCTGGTTGGCCGCTCGTGGAGCGGCTGCTCGACCGCGCGGCCGTGCTCGTGGCCTTCGAACAGCTCGGCGGCGCGCAGGCGGCGCTTGACATGGCACGGGAATGCGCGCTCGGCCGCTTCGCGTTCGGGCGGCAGATCGCCTCCTTCCAGGCCATCAAGCACAAGCTGGCCGACATGTACGTGGCCGTCGAGCTGGCGCGGTCGAACGCCTACTACGGCGCCTGGGCGCTCTCGAAGGATGCGCCCGAGCTTCCGGTGGCCGCCGCAACCGCACGCGTGGCGGCCAGCGAGGCCTACTACCAAAACGCCAAAGAGAACATTCAGGTGCATGGCGGCATGGGCTTCACCTGGGAGTTCGACTGCCACCTGCACTACCGGCGCGCCAAGCTCACCGCCCTCATGCTGGGCAGCGCCCGCCGCTGGAAAGATTTGCTGGTGACGCGGCTTCAAGCCGGCGCCGCCTAG
- a CDS encoding SMP-30/gluconolactonase/LRE family protein: MTTLTPAFKQIASGLRFPEGPVAMPDGSVILVEIERQTLSRVTPDGKTHVIAQLGGGPNGAAMGPGGKIYVTNNGGLKFVERPGKLFPVLQADDYTGGSIQIVDPETGKFDTLYDRCDGQKLKGPNDLVFDGAGGFWFTDLGKTRERDSDRGVVYYAKADGSLIREAIFPLERPNGIGLSPDEKTLYVVETPTARCWSFRLSAPGEIESANGPYRGEKGKVVFGLGGYQMFDSLAVDGEGHVCVATLITGAVSDIWPDGSRVDQYMLPDMMVTNVCFGGRDLRTAYATLSMGGTLVSFEWPRPGLPLRHLNR, translated from the coding sequence ATGACGACGCTCACGCCCGCGTTCAAGCAGATCGCGTCAGGACTACGCTTTCCCGAGGGTCCCGTGGCGATGCCGGACGGCTCCGTCATCCTGGTCGAGATCGAGCGCCAGACGCTCTCACGCGTCACGCCCGACGGGAAGACCCACGTGATCGCCCAGCTCGGCGGCGGCCCGAACGGCGCGGCGATGGGTCCGGGCGGCAAGATCTACGTGACCAATAACGGCGGGCTCAAGTTCGTCGAGCGGCCGGGCAAGCTGTTTCCGGTTCTCCAGGCCGATGACTACACCGGGGGCAGCATCCAGATCGTGGATCCCGAGACCGGCAAGTTCGACACGCTCTACGATCGCTGCGACGGCCAGAAGCTCAAGGGGCCGAACGACCTTGTGTTCGACGGCGCCGGCGGGTTCTGGTTCACCGACCTCGGCAAGACGCGCGAGCGCGACAGCGACCGCGGTGTCGTCTACTACGCCAAGGCCGACGGGTCCTTGATCCGCGAGGCGATCTTCCCGCTCGAGCGTCCGAACGGGATCGGGCTTTCGCCGGACGAGAAGACGCTCTACGTCGTCGAGACGCCGACGGCGCGCTGCTGGTCCTTCCGGCTCTCGGCCCCGGGCGAGATCGAGTCCGCGAACGGACCGTACCGGGGCGAGAAGGGCAAGGTCGTCTTCGGGCTCGGCGGCTATCAGATGTTCGATTCGCTGGCGGTGGACGGCGAGGGCCATGTCTGCGTGGCAACCTTGATCACGGGCGCCGTCAGCGACATCTGGCCGGATGGCAGCCGCGTCGACCAGTACATGCTGCCCGACATGATGGTCACGAACGTCTGCTTCGGCGGCCGTGACCTGCGAACCGCGTACGCGACGCTGTCGATGGGCGGCACCCTCGTGTCGTTCGAGTGGCCGCGCCCCGGGCTGCCGCTGCGCCACCTCAACCGCTAG